One window of Fusarium keratoplasticum isolate Fu6.1 chromosome 2, whole genome shotgun sequence genomic DNA carries:
- a CDS encoding R3H-assoc domain-containing protein: MAIYSAVPPPDQQLSSPIAASALPVQSPPTPVRKSAIDIDAWTISALQSLSVSPVARGTGSPLSIPIDQAPKVKSDRKVVIDQEGIEPTETPRRPPSRRDSQRRRDLILKGKEGSRQRRRWENDRLMHVPNVQPPLPSDYEVHPTHPIHRVPYQLAQFWDHGIRQRVEDKTIRLQVTRKKQQLKTGSATGLGVGEVPRDLREATKRSPVVRTWVRALEEPVRQYICAQQVEDVDIDSAAEEMDSEDEEIVFVGRNGAMRELREKKATWKHAHREVSQETVDSGMVFDSFGTDESAAFKRWLTHSISDYYGLASRSVTLTNPSRRVVYVGLKSTHGTLPTRTLPRPMWEVC, from the exons atggccatctaCAGTGCCGTCCCACCTCCCGACCAGCAGCTCTCGTCGCCGATTGCTGCGTCGGCTCTCCCGGTCCAGTCGCCTCCCACGCCCGTGAGAAAGTCGGCCATCGACATTGATGCCTGGACCATCTCGGCCCTTCAATCTCTCAGCGTGTCCCCCGTCGCTCGCGGCACCGGCAGCCCGCTCTCCATTCCCATCGACCAAGCCCCCAAGGTTAAGAGCGATCGCAAAGTTGTCATTGATCAGGAGGGTATTGAGCCGACTGAGACTCCCAGGCGGCCGCCGTCTAGGAGGGACAGCCAGCGCAGGCGTGATTtgatcctcaagggcaaggaggggAGTCGCCAGCGCCGACGATGGGAGAATG ACCGCTTGATGCACGTCCCGAACGTCCAGCCCCCCCTGCCCTCCGACTACGAGGTCCATCCTACACACCCCATCCACCGTGTACCCTACCAGCTCGCTCAGTTCTGGGACCACGGCATCCGCCAGCGCGTCGAGGACAAGACTATCCGTCTCCAAGTCACgcgcaagaagcagcaaCTCAAGACTGGTAGTGCTACGGGACTCGGTGTTGGTGAGGTGCCTCGTGATTTGCGCGAGGCAACCAAGCGGAGTCCCGTTGTGCGAACCTGGGTCCGCGCATTGGAGGAGCCTGTGAGGCAGTATATCTGCGCCCAGCAGGTTGAGGATGTGGATATTGACAGtgctgccgaggagatggactcggaggatgaggagatcgTGTTTGTGGGCAGGAACGGTGCCATGAGggagttgagggagaagaaggccacaTGGAAACATGCCCATCGAGAGGTCTCGCAGGAGACAGTCGATTCAGGAATGGTGTTTGACTCGTTTGGCACCGACGAGAGCGCCGCCTTCAA GCGCTGGCTCACACACTCCATCTCCGACTACTATGGCCTGGCATCACGATCCGTCACACTGACGAATCCCTCGCGCCGCGTCGTCTATGTCGGCCTCAAGTCAACGCATGGCACACTTCCAACGCGGACGCTACCTCGCCCCATGTGGGAGGTGTGTTAA